DNA from Mycobacterium bourgelatii:
GGGCCGATCTCCAGCGTGTTATCGCCAAGCGGCACATCGGCCAGTGCCCAGGGGAGTAGCTGCCGCTCCACCGTCTTCGCCCAGAACTCGGAGCCGCAACACAACCTGTGGCAGAGGTTCATTGCCATACGGCAAGACCCTATGCCACGAAGGCGGGGTCCTAGTATCGGCAGTTGTGGAGTCCCGTTGGGTGCTGCACCTGGATATGGACGCGTTCTTCGCTTCGGTCGAACAGCTCACCCGCCCCACCCTGCGGGGGCGGCCCGTGCTGGTCGGCGGCCTGGGCGGACGGGGTGTTGTCGCCGGTGCCAGCTACGAAGCACGGGTGTACGGCGCACGGTCGGCCATGCCCATGCACCAGGCGCGCCGCCAGATCGGTGTGACGGCGGTCGTGTTGCCGCCCCGCGGGGTCGTGTACGGGTTGGCCAGCCGGCGGGTCTTCGACGCGGTGCGCAGCGTGGTGCCCGTCGTCGAGCAACTGTCCTTTGACGAGGCATTCGGGGAGCCGCCCCAGCTAGCCGGGGCATCGGCCGACCAGGTCGACGAGTTCTGTGAGGAATTGCGGCGGGTGGTGCGCGAAAAGACCGGCCTGGTCGCCTCGGTGGGCGCCGGTTCCGGCAAACAGATCGCCAAAATCGCCTCCGGCCTGGCCAAACCCGACGGCATCCGGGTGGTGCGGCGCGCCGAGGAGCAGGAACTGCTGCACGGGCTACCGGTGCGGCGACTGTGGGGGATCGGACCCGTCGCCGAGGAGAAGCTGCACCGGCTCGGCATCGAGACGATCGGACAACTGGCGGCGCTTACTGACGCCGAAGTGGCCAACATCCTGGGTGCGACCATCGGCCCCGCGCTGCACCGGCTGGCCCGTGGCATCGACGACCGTCCCGTCACCGAGCGCGCCGAAGCCAAACAGATCAGCGCCGAGTCCACCTTCGCCGTCGACCTGACCACGCTGGACCAGTTGCGTGAGGCGATCGACCCGATCGCCGAGCACGCCCATCGGCGCTTACTGCGCGACGGCCGCGGCGC
Protein-coding regions in this window:
- a CDS encoding DNA polymerase IV, with the translated sequence MESRWVLHLDMDAFFASVEQLTRPTLRGRPVLVGGLGGRGVVAGASYEARVYGARSAMPMHQARRQIGVTAVVLPPRGVVYGLASRRVFDAVRSVVPVVEQLSFDEAFGEPPQLAGASADQVDEFCEELRRVVREKTGLVASVGAGSGKQIAKIASGLAKPDGIRVVRRAEEQELLHGLPVRRLWGIGPVAEEKLHRLGIETIGQLAALTDAEVANILGATIGPALHRLARGIDDRPVTERAEAKQISAESTFAVDLTTLDQLREAIDPIAEHAHRRLLRDGRGARTVTVKLKKSDMSTLTRSATLPYATTEAGALTALARRLLLDPLQIGPIRLLGVGFSGLSDVRQESLFPDLEFSTEAEEAHHTVETTAPPLHDATPWRIGDDVAHRDFGHGWVQGAGHGVVTVRFETRASGPGPARTFPLDTAELTPANPVDSLDWPDYVGALRDHEAEATEQEDDETSAPSLDEVGDLGGR